A window of Ardenticatenales bacterium genomic DNA:
GCGGCTGGAACGCGAGCACCCCCCCCTCGCGGTCAAGAAAGGGACAGGCAGTCATTATGAAACTGGGTGAAACCATTGTTCGGCTTCTTGGCGGCGGAGCTTTGGGCGCGATTATCGGCTTGATCCTGTCGGCGGCTCCGCTGGCGCTGGCGCGCATTCTGATGACCTTCCTCGGAATCGTGCTGATCGTGTTGATAGGCTTCTTCGTGTTTGGGCTGGAACAGAAGGGGCGGTTCGCCGTTGTGGGACTCGTCGTTGTGCTGGTCATCTTGCTCTTGCTGGATCAGACCATTGCCGCCGCGCTCTGGCGTGGGGTCCGTTTTCTGGCGGATGCGCTGGCCCGCGCCCTGCTGGCGACGCGGGGCAAGACAACGGGGGAAACAGTCCTCATCTGGGCGGTGTTGGGGGCGGTGGTTAGCTGGTTGTCCGGATCGGTTAACCCGGATGCGTGGCGGCGTGTGAATCGTTGAAGATGCCGGCATCTACCTATCCACGACCATCTTCCCGGAAGCTGTTTTGATGCTAAATGACTTGGGTAAGGGTGTGTTTCATTTCAGTTGACGGTTGCTTGCTGTCGGACAATTCGCTGAATTGTCCTCCGCGATGAAGGGACAATTTAGGCAAATTGTCCTACGGCGCGGGCAGCCTGAGCAACCCATTTGAAACACACCCCTTGGGTAATGGGGCGCTTTGGGTCTAAAATCGCGCTTCCGGGAAGGTCTCACGGATTATGTGCCCCGGAGGCCAAATAGCTACGCCGGCCATACGCCTGAGCGAAGAGGGAGAATATGTCATGTCCAATAACAAGGCGCTCACAAATTTGACGATTCGCCCAGAAACGGAGGCGGATCTCCCCGCCATTCGCGGCGTCAACGAGTCCGCCTTTGGCCGCGCCAATGAAGCCAATCTGGTAGACGCGCTGCGTGGCGTGGTGTCGCCGTTTCTGTCGCTGGTGGCGGAAGCGGAAGGACAGGTGGTGGGACACATCCTGTTCACGCCGGTTACGGTTGCATCCGCGGCGGGCGATTGGCAGGCAATCGCGTTGGGGCCAATGGCCGTGCGACCATCCTGGCAAAATCAGGGTGTTGGTTCGGCGTTAGTGCCGGCAGGATTGACCGCCTGCCTGGATACCGGGCAACCCATCGTCTTTGTTCTGGGTCACCCGAGATTCTACCCCCGCTTCGGCTTCACTCCCGCGCCGCCGCGCGGCCTTCGCTGCGAATTCGCCGTGCCTGATGATGTGTTCATGGTCGTGGAACTGCTGCCGGGTGCGCTGGCGGGGCGTGGCGGATTGGTGAGGTATCATGCTGTTTTTGCCGGCACCTGACCGCGCCCGTTGAGGTCAGGCAACAGGCGGAACCGGGCATGATATGGCGTCGTTGTGGTTCGTCGTAGACGCGCATCAATGAGCCGCCGTCTGGCTCCAGACGAGCGGCAGGCGCTTCAGGCCGCGAAAGAGGACGCCGGAGCGCCAGGTCAGGTCAGCGGGGGCGGCCAGGCGCACGTCGGGGAAGCGCGCCAGCAGGGTTTGCAGGGCGATCTGTCCTTCCAGCCGCGCCAGCGGTGCGCCCAGGCAGTAATGAATGCCCAGGCCAAAAGCCAGATGGCGGTTATCCTCGCGGCGCAAGTCGCACACGTCCGGGTGGTCAAACTGGGCCGGGTCCCGATTGGCGGACGCCAGCACCACCCGCACCACATCCCCCCGTTGGATCAGATGCCCACGAAATAAAACGTCTTCACGCGCCCAGCGCGTCGTGGACGTTTCCACGGGGCCATCGAAGCGCAGCAGTTCGTCAACAGCCGTTTCCAGGATGGCGGGATTGGCCTGCGCCAATGCCCGCTGCGGGGGGTGCGTCAACAACGTATGCGCGCCGTTGCCGATCAAATTCACGGTCGTTTCGTGCCCCGTCACCAGCAGCAGCACCGCCATGCTAGAAAGCTCCGTCTCCGTGAGCCGGTCGCCCGCCTGCTCCGCCTGCACCAGCGCCGTGATCAGGTCGTCCTCCGGCTGCACTCGCCGCGCGGCAAAGGTGCGTCCCAGGTAATCCACCAGCGCCCTGATGCGCTGTTTGCGCTGCCGATAGCTGATGCCGTGGCTGCCGGCGGCAATAATTGCCTGCGACCAGAAGCGCATCTCTTCCTGGTCCGCCGCGGGAATGCCCAGCATCTCCATGATGACGGTCAAAGGCAGCGGATAGGCATACGCCTCAATCAGGTCCATTTCGCCGCGCGCGGCCACCCGGTCCAGCAGCGCGTGCGCGATAGCCTGGATGCGCGGGGCCATTTGCGCCACGCGGCGAGGTGTGAAGGCCTGGCTGACCAGCGCCCGCAGCCGCGTATGGTCAGGCGGATCGGCGAACAGCATGTTGCGGTTAATGAGCTGCAAGAGGGTGTCGGTGTGCGGAATCTGGCCCCAGTCGGCGGGCGGCAGCGCGTTGAAGATGTCCTTCACGAATCGTTCGTCTTTGAGGACGGCGGCCACGTCTTCATAGCGCGTGATGTACCAGATGGCGATGCCATTGGGGGCAACGTGGCGGTAGATGGGCGCGTGCTGCCGCATGTGGGCAAACGTGGGGAACGGGTCCCGCTTGAAGGCGCGACTGAACAAATCGTAGTCCACAGGTATCATGGTCGCCGATTCTTCTATGTCCATTAGCCGTCAACCATCCCTTGCTATGGCCTCCAGGTCAATCTGTAACAATGGTAATTGTCGCCCCTCAGGCAGCGAAGGGACATCACTAATGTGGCGCGCGCCGAATTTTTGATAGAAGGCAACGGCGTGCGGGTCGGACACAATGCGCACGGCGCGCGCGCCTTGTTGGCGCATATAGGCCAGGCTATACAGCAACAGCGCCTGTCCAACGCCTTGACCGATGTATGCGGGGGATACAAACAGGTTGTCCAATTCTTGCGTCTGACCCGTGCCGGCACAAGCACAGTAGCCCATGATATTGTCTGTTCCGTGAGTTTTGCCAACGGCAACAAAAACGGGGTGGTTTACCACGTAATCCACGGAAATGGTGAGCAGATTCAGGCTATTCCACAAATCAAGATAGGCCTGTGGGTATTGCCAATGTTGCTTGGATGCTTGCGTAATGCGCGTTAGTTCATCTGCTTCCGTGGGTAAGGCGCGTCGGATTTCCATGATTTACCGAGGATGTTTTGGGGCGCATCGAAAAATAAATTACGGGTCCGCTGGATGCGCTTGAAGTGACCTTTCAACCGGCCAAATGATAAGTGATTTGTAACTATTCACGTCTCCGAGAGATTGGACCAATTTTGTAGACATCAATAAGATTCAACCAGAGCAAATTGGTCCAATCTGGGCAGATGACCTGTATAGTCACAGTGATTTTTAGACGGTCACCAAGAATTAGTCCGTATTTTCGTCGATTTTTTGCAGCAGCAAGTGTCCGTGCTGCACCACCTGGCCCAACCAATCGGGCGGGACGACGGTGGTGGTGTCGTACTGCACGAGGATGGCGGGGCCGGTGAAGGTGTCGCCGGAGCGGAGGCGGGCGCGGTCGAGCAGGGGGGTTGGCGTGGGGCCGTTGGGGTGGAACCAGACTTGTTTGCGCCCCATGCGCGCCTCCTGGTGTTCGCGTTCGTTGGCGGGTGTGTGCCAGGTGGGGAGGGGGATGTCCGCGATGGCGGCCAGGCGGATGGTGACGATTTCCACGGCGGCTTCCGGTTGATGGTAGCCGTATCGCTGCTGGTGCGCCTGGTGAAAGGCCATCATCAGCGATGACGGATCGGACAGGTCGGCGGGAGCGGGCACGCTCAGTTCGTGCGACTGCCCGACGTAGCGCATGTCCAGGCGGCATTGCCGGGTGAGGTGGTCGGGGGAGTGTCCGGCGGCGCTCATGTCGGCCAGGGCGCGGCGGGAGAGGTCGTCGTAGGCGGCGGTGAGGAGGGTGGGCGGGTCATCGGCCTGGAGCTTGAGCATGATGGTTTGGGAGTAGTCTCTGGTGGGGGGGGCAACCAACATGCCCAGGGCGGAGAGGACACCGGGAAATGCCGGCACTAAAACCCGCGGAATCCCCAGACTATGCGCCAGATCACAGGCATGTAGCGGTCCCGCCCCCCCAAACGCCACCAGCGTAAAATGGCGCGGATCGTACCCCCGCTCCACGGAAATGCGGCGGATCGCCCGCTCCATCGTCGCATTCGCCACTTGTAGCACGCCCCAGGCCGCCGCCTGCGCCGTCGGCGCGCGCATGGCCGTCGCCAACCTCCGCAGCGCCTGCCGCGCCACATCCTCGCGCAACCGCATCGTCCCCCCCAGAAAATGAGCCGCGTCCAGCCGACCCAGAACCAGATTGGCGTCCGTGGTCGTTGCCTGGGGTGGCGCTTGCCCCGCCTGGCGGCCATAACACGCGGGACCGGGGTCCGCGCCCGCGCTTTGCGGTCCTACGTGCAGCGCCCCGCCCGCGTCCACGTAAGCCAGGCTGCCGCCGCCCGCGCCCACGGTGTGGATGTCGATGATGGGTAGGCGTAGGGGCATGCCGGCAATTTCCCCATGCGTCGTCGTAGGCAAGCGCGCCGGGCAAAGCGCCACATCCGTGCTGGTTCCCCCCATGTCAAACGTAATGATTTCCTGCAGCCCCACCTGAGCCGCCACGAAGCGCGCCCCCACCACGCCCCCCGCCGGCCCGGAGAGCACCGTGCGCGCCGCCTGCTTACCCGCCGTCTCCGCCTGGATAACGCCCCCGTTGCTTTGCATCACGGTGAGCGGACGGGGAGCCACGCCCGCCGCCAGCCGCTGCAAATAACGGCGCATCAGGGGCGCGACGTAGGCGTTGATCACGGTGGTGCTGGTGCGCTCATATTCACGATATTCGGGCAGGATGTCGCTGGAGAGAGAAACGTTGGCGATGTGGGGCAGGCGGTCGGCGATGGCCTGGGCGATGGCCCGCTCGTGATCGGGGCGGAGGAAGGCGAAAAGGAGGCAGACGGCGACGGATTCGATTGGCTCCGCCGCCAGTTGGGCGAGCAGCGTTTCCAGCGCGGCGGGGTCGAGGGCGCGCAGGATGTCGCCGGCGGCGGTGACGCGCTCGGCAACGGTGAAGCGCCAGCGTTGGGGGACGAGTGGCTCCGGTTTTTGCGGCACAAGGGCGTAAAGGTCGGGGCGATTTTGCCGCCCGATGGACAGGATGTCGGCGAAGCCGGCGGTGGTGACGAGGGCGGTGGGCGCGCCGCGTCGTTCCAGGATAGCGTTGGTGGCGACGGTGCTGCCGTGGACAATGCCGGCATTTTCTCCCACCCCCATCCGCTCAATCCCCGCCAAAATCGCCCGTGACGGGTCCGTCGGCGTACTCAACTCCTTATGAATGTGCAGCAGCCGCCCATCCCACCACACAAAATCCGTAAAAGTGCCACCCGTATCCACACCTGCGCGCAACGTGAGCCTCCAGCCAGAGAATTTCGCCACATTCTACCATAATTTGGGCTACCCAAGATTGGTTCATTCTTCAAGAATGAACCAATCTCTAAAACCATGCCCGCGCATCTTGACGCTGATTCATTTTCGTGAGACAGTTGGCTTCATGGATACGAGTGAGCCATACAACCACGCCACGCCCCAGGCAAAGCCGCCACGGGAAATTCCCACATCGCGCCGTCCGCTGGTTTTTGCCATCGGCATACTCCTCCTCATCCTGGCCACCTACGCCCTCACCAACTGGACGCCCCCCGCCATCAGCAGCCGCTTTCGCACCTTCGTCACCATCTTCCTCGGCATCCTGGTGGAAGCCCTGCCCTTTCTCCTGGCCGGTTCCATCGTCTCCGGCCTGATAGAAGTGTACGTGGATCGCGGCGCCTTTGATCGTTTCCTGCCCCGCCGCCCTATCCCCGCCGCCTTCGTCGGCGCGCTGCTCGGCTTTGCCTTCCCCGTCTGCGAGTGTGGCGTGGTCCCCGTCACGCGCCGCCTCTATCAGAAAGGCATGCCCCTCTCCGTGGGCATCGCCTTTCTCCTGGCCGCGCCCGTGGTCAATCCCGTCGTCCTCATCAGCACCTACGCCGCCTTCGGCTGGGGACCTGTTTTCTTCGGGCGCGTCGGCTTCAGCATCTTGATCGCCTTTGCCATTGGCCTCCTGTTCACCTTCGCCAAACCGGACGAAATCCTGCGGCCCGATGAAGCCCGCCTCTGCGCGCCGGACCATGAGCATGATCACGACCATGATCACGGCCACGGCCATGCGCGTCGCTCCATCTGGCAGGCGCTCAGCGTCGGTGGGGACGACTTCCTGGACATGGCTCGCTACCTGATCATGGGTTCCGCGTTGGCTGCCGCGATGCAAACGCTCGTGCCCCAGGCCACCCTGCTGGCGTTGGGGCGCGGCCCCGTCATTTCCGTCGTCACCCTCATGCTGCTGGCCTTCGTCCTGTCCGTCTGCTCCACTGTGGACGCCTTCCTGGCCCTCTCCTTCGTCAGCACCTTCACCACCGGCTCCATCCTCAGCTTCCTTGTCTTTGGCCCCATGGTGGACATCAAAAGCTCGCTCATGTTCCTCGGCGTCTTCCGGCGACGCACCGTTCTCTACCTCATCCTGCTGCCGCTCTGTTTCGCCCTCGTCCTGGGCATTTTCGTCAACCTGAACCTCGGCTGGTAGGCAACCTGTCTTCGCGGAAGCTGTTCGAGCTTCCGGGAAGGGTTTTACTTTACCATGACCCGCATTCTCAAATCCCTCCTCCTCGTCGCCCTCGGTCTCTACCTCTACACACGGCTGACCACGGGCGTCATTGAGTTCTACATCCATCCGCGCTTCATCTCGTTGGTGCTACTGGCATCCGTCGGGTTGTTGATTGTGGCCGCCAGCTTTTTCCTGCGCCAACCGCCCGACGACGGCCACGATCACGATCACGAAGGGCACACGCACGGCTCTTTGTCCTGGCTGGGGCTTTTCGTGGTGGCCGTGCCCGTCGTCTTGGGGCTGCTGGTTCCGCCGCAACCGTTGGGGGCGGCGGCGGTGGGCAATCGGGAGGTGCAGGTCGGCAGCCTGAATTCCATTGCGCCGCCGCGCGGCGATGACCGCATGGGGCTGGTTGCCGGGGAGCGCAACATCCTTGACTGGCTCACCGATTTCCAGCGTAACCCGGATGACACCGCTTTCAATGGGATGGAGGCCAATCTCACCGGTTTTTTGTATCGGGATGAGCGGTTTGCGGCGGATGAGTTTATGCTGGCGCGGTTCGTGGTGAGCTGCTGTGTGGCGGATGCCTCCCCCATTGGCGTGATTGTGCGCACCGCGGATGCGGCGGCGTATGCGGATGACCAATGGCTGCAAGTGAAGGGGGCATTTCAGGTGGGGACGTTTATCAATGCGCAGATGCCGATCCTCATGGCGGAGGAGATCACGCCGATTGAGCAGCCAAAACAGCCGTACCTGTATCCGTGAGCCGGTCCCCGATAGGAAGTCATTTGCATTTGAGTCGTTTTGATCGTCTGGCGTGGTTGGTGATAGCGGGTTCGTTGGCGCTGGCGGGGCTGCTGGCGTGGCGTGGGGACCGCGTGGGGGCGCGGGTGGCGGCGTTTGTTCCTGAATTGGACGCTGCCGGCATTTCCACGGAAACCACCCTGCGCCTCACCTTCGCCCAACCCATGAATACCACCGACACCCCTGCCCTTACCCTGCAGCCCGCCGCGCCCGGAGAAACCACATGGGACGGCAGCACCCTCATCTTCACTCCCGCCGCCCCGCTACAACCCGACACCCTATACACTGTCACCCTGCCCCCTCTCCGTTCCCAACAGGGTCAGCGCCTGCTGCGTGTCCCCACCTGGCAATTCCACACCCGCCCGCCGCACATCCTCTTCCTCTCGCCGGATGCCCAGGGGCAGCAACAACTGTTCGTGACGGCGCTGGACGGGCAGCCGCCCCGACCGCTGACGCAGGGAACGGATGAGGTTGTCGATTTTGTGGTCTCGCCAGATGCCGGCATCATCGCCTACAGCCTCAGCCAACCGGATGGTCGCGCCAATTTGTGGTTCATACCCGCCCTCGGAGGCGACAGCCGGCAGCTAGTAGACTGCGCCGGCGACGTATGCAGCGCGCCCACCTGGACGCCCGATGGCCGCCGCCTCATCTACGAGCGACGCGCCCGCGGTCTCGCCGGCGCGCCCCCCGGCCCGCCCCGCCTCTGGTGGGTAGACCTGGCTTCTGGCGAGACCGTTCCCGTCTTCCAGGACAGCCAACTGCTGGGCATGAATCCACGCATTTCGCCCGATGGCCGTTGGTTGAGCTTCAACGTCCCTTTCAGCCAGGAAGTGCAGGCGTATAATCTGGAGACGGGGCAAAGCGTCTTCGCCCCCAGCCAGACGGGCGAAGTCGCTGCCTGGAGTCCCGACAGCCGCCGTCTGCTGCTGACGGACGTGCAAATCCAGGGAGAGGCATTCGCCATCAACCTGTTCAGCGCCGATGTGTACAGCCATACCGTGATCAACCTCAGCGCCGAACTGAACGTGAATGACGGCTTCCCCGCCTGGTCGCCGGACGGCGCGTGGATTGCCTTCAACCGCAAGCTGGCGCGCGCGCCCATGGGCAAGCAGTTGTGGCTGGCGCGAGCCGACGGCAGCGAGGCCAAGCCGTTAACCCAGGACGCGGACGTGAATCATGGGCCGCCGCGTTGGTCGCCTGATGCCCGCTCTCTGCTGTTTCAGCGCTATATCCTCACCAGCCAGGGCGAGCCGGGCATCTGGCTGCTGAATGTGCAAACCGGCGCGCAACGGGAAATCGCCCGCGTGGGCAGCCAGCCCGCCTGGCTGCCCTGAGCAACAGTCAACGGATAACAGTCAACGGATAACGGAAAACGAAAATGTTGCGTGTACGACGATTTCCTCTTTCATTGAGCCGTTTTGATCGCCTGGTTTGGGCGACGATGGTGGGGCTGTTGCTCCTGGCGGGCTTCATGGCCTTGCGCGGGGATCGGGTGGGGGCGCGGGTGGTGGACGTATTCCCGGTGGATGGGAGCCGCGCGGTTTCCACGCGGGCGGGCCTGCGCGTGACCTTCGCGCAGGAAATGGAGGCGGCGGACGTGTCCGTGACGGTGGTCCCCGACGTAGAAGCGGCGGTGTCCTGGGATGGGCGCGCGCTCCTGGTTCAGCCCACCGCGCCATTAGCCCCAGACACGACGTACAGCGTGAGCGTGCCGGCAGGATTGCGAAGCCAGCGTGGACAATTACTGCTGCGTCCCCTCACCTGGGAATTCCACACAGCCACGCCGCGTCTCCTCTACCTGGGCTGGGATCGCTCCGATGTCAGCCAACTATTTCTGGTGTCGCCCACAGGCGGCGAGCCGGAGGCGTTGACGCGGGGAAAAGAGAACGTGGTGGATTACGCGCTCTCCCCGGATGGAACCACCGTGCTTTACAGCGTGGCCGCGCCGGGAGCCGCCAGCAGCGAAATGTGGCTGGTGGGCACGGATGGACGGGGCGCGCGCCGCCTGCTACGCTGCGACGATGGCCTGTGCCACCGGCCTACGTGGTCGCCCGACGGCAAGCGGCTGCTTTATGAACGGCGCAACATTGACGCGACGACGCAGCAAACGGGGCCGCCGCGCCTGTGGTGGCTCGATGTGGCTTCCGGGCAAACGCTTCCTGTGTTCAGTGACAGCCAGTGGTTGGGATTGGGCGCGACGTTTTCCGCCGATGGCCGCTGGATCGGCTACGTGGCGCCACAATCGCAAGAGGTGCAGCTTTATAATCTGGATTCAGGGGAGACACGCTTGTTGCCCAGCGAGACGGGGCAGTCGCCCGTCTGGAATCCGACCACGCCCACGCTGGTGTTTACGGCTTATGCGACCACGATTGAGGGCTTTTCCGTGCATCTTTTTTATGCGGATTTGAGCGACGCGGCTCCGGTGGATTTGAGCGGCGCGGCGGCGGTGGAGGATGATGGGCCGGTGTGGTCGCCGGATGGGGCGTGGATTGCGTTTGGGCGGCAGCAGGCGGGGACGACGATGGGGAAGCAGTTGTGGGTGATGCGGGCGGATGGGCGCGAGGCGCGGGCGTTGACGGTTGATCCTGCGGCGTATTATGTTTTGCCGGCATGGTCCCCCGACGGGCGCGCATTGGCCTTTCAAAGATATGCCCTGGCCGAAGCCAATGCGCGCCCGGAAATTTGGGTGGTGGATGTGGCGGGCGGCGCGCCGCGCCAGGTCGTCGCCGCCGGGCAACAACCTACCTGGGTTCCGTAAAGGCGTTAACCCGCAGCTACCTGATGGGTGTCGTCAAAAAAAGGTCCCTGAATTAAAACGTGAGAATTCCGGTGATTTCAGGGAGTCGGTTTTTTCGCTCATGGGGCGATTAGGCAAAGGGAGTGGGGATGTATTGGCGGTAGAATGCCGGCATCATCACACCCCCCAACCCCGCCTGATGCAACCGATACAAATAAGCCGCGCCCAACATAATGTGCTGGGCCACCTCCACCGCGCGCCGATTCTCCGGCGGCTCCAGGTACGAACCACGCACCCAATCATTAAACGAACCCATCGCCGGACCGCACCAGATTTGATAATCATACGTGCGATCAGGCACACCCGTGTTCGACCAGCGCGACGACAGCCCCAGATACCAGCGGAAAACCAGCGCCATCTTCCGCTTCGGGTCCCGATTCGCCTTTTCCAATTGGGACGGATCCCGCTTCTGAAAAAACGCCGCCGTATCCGCCCACACGTCATCCAGATTGCGCTGGAAAATCTGTGACTCCAACTGCTGCCGCTCCGCCGCCGGAATCGCCTCAATTGAATCGTAAGCACGATACACGCTGTACAACTTCTGCGCCCGCATCGGGAAAAACGTCCCCTTCTTCAACACCTGCACCTGCACCCCCATCTCGAACATATCCGCCGCCGGAGCCATCGCCACATCCGGCACAGCCGCCTGCGCCAACAACGCCTTCGTATGCGGCGACACACCCGCCTCCAGGCAAGACTGATTGACCGAACCCGTGACCACGTAAGAAGCGCCCATCATGAACGCCGCCAGCGCCGCCGTCGGGGTGCCAATGCCCC
This region includes:
- a CDS encoding N-acetyltransferase, whose protein sequence is MSNNKALTNLTIRPETEADLPAIRGVNESAFGRANEANLVDALRGVVSPFLSLVAEAEGQVVGHILFTPVTVASAAGDWQAIALGPMAVRPSWQNQGVGSALVPAGLTACLDTGQPIVFVLGHPRFYPRFGFTPAPPRGLRCEFAVPDDVFMVVELLPGALAGRGGLVRYHAVFAGT
- a CDS encoding cytochrome P450 — translated: MIPVDYDLFSRAFKRDPFPTFAHMRQHAPIYRHVAPNGIAIWYITRYEDVAAVLKDERFVKDIFNALPPADWGQIPHTDTLLQLINRNMLFADPPDHTRLRALVSQAFTPRRVAQMAPRIQAIAHALLDRVAARGEMDLIEAYAYPLPLTVIMEMLGIPAADQEEMRFWSQAIIAAGSHGISYRQRKQRIRALVDYLGRTFAARRVQPEDDLITALVQAEQAGDRLTETELSSMAVLLLVTGHETTVNLIGNGAHTLLTHPPQRALAQANPAILETAVDELLRFDGPVETSTTRWAREDVLFRGHLIQRGDVVRVVLASANRDPAQFDHPDVCDLRREDNRHLAFGLGIHYCLGAPLARLEGQIALQTLLARFPDVRLAAPADLTWRSGVLFRGLKRLPLVWSQTAAH
- a CDS encoding GNAT family N-acetyltransferase, coding for MEIRRALPTEADELTRITQASKQHWQYPQAYLDLWNSLNLLTISVDYVVNHPVFVAVGKTHGTDNIMGYCACAGTGQTQELDNLFVSPAYIGQGVGQALLLYSLAYMRQQGARAVRIVSDPHAVAFYQKFGARHISDVPSLPEGRQLPLLQIDLEAIARDG
- a CDS encoding hydantoinase/oxoprolinase family protein, coding for MAKFSGWRLTLRAGVDTGGTFTDFVWWDGRLLHIHKELSTPTDPSRAILAGIERMGVGENAGIVHGSTVATNAILERRGAPTALVTTAGFADILSIGRQNRPDLYALVPQKPEPLVPQRWRFTVAERVTAAGDILRALDPAALETLLAQLAAEPIESVAVCLLFAFLRPDHERAIAQAIADRLPHIANVSLSSDILPEYREYERTSTTVINAYVAPLMRRYLQRLAAGVAPRPLTVMQSNGGVIQAETAGKQAARTVLSGPAGGVVGARFVAAQVGLQEIITFDMGGTSTDVALCPARLPTTTHGEIAGMPLRLPIIDIHTVGAGGGSLAYVDAGGALHVGPQSAGADPGPACYGRQAGQAPPQATTTDANLVLGRLDAAHFLGGTMRLREDVARQALRRLATAMRAPTAQAAAWGVLQVANATMERAIRRISVERGYDPRHFTLVAFGGAGPLHACDLAHSLGIPRVLVPAFPGVLSALGMLVAPPTRDYSQTIMLKLQADDPPTLLTAAYDDLSRRALADMSAAGHSPDHLTRQCRLDMRYVGQSHELSVPAPADLSDPSSLMMAFHQAHQQRYGYHQPEAAVEIVTIRLAAIADIPLPTWHTPANEREHQEARMGRKQVWFHPNGPTPTPLLDRARLRSGDTFTGPAILVQYDTTTVVPPDWLGQVVQHGHLLLQKIDENTD
- a CDS encoding permease, whose amino-acid sequence is MDTSEPYNHATPQAKPPREIPTSRRPLVFAIGILLLILATYALTNWTPPAISSRFRTFVTIFLGILVEALPFLLAGSIVSGLIEVYVDRGAFDRFLPRRPIPAAFVGALLGFAFPVCECGVVPVTRRLYQKGMPLSVGIAFLLAAPVVNPVVLISTYAAFGWGPVFFGRVGFSILIAFAIGLLFTFAKPDEILRPDEARLCAPDHEHDHDHDHGHGHARRSIWQALSVGGDDFLDMARYLIMGSALAAAMQTLVPQATLLALGRGPVISVVTLMLLAFVLSVCSTVDAFLALSFVSTFTTGSILSFLVFGPMVDIKSSLMFLGVFRRRTVLYLILLPLCFALVLGIFVNLNLGW
- a CDS encoding TIGR03943 family protein; amino-acid sequence: MTRILKSLLLVALGLYLYTRLTTGVIEFYIHPRFISLVLLASVGLLIVAASFFLRQPPDDGHDHDHEGHTHGSLSWLGLFVVAVPVVLGLLVPPQPLGAAAVGNREVQVGSLNSIAPPRGDDRMGLVAGERNILDWLTDFQRNPDDTAFNGMEANLTGFLYRDERFAADEFMLARFVVSCCVADASPIGVIVRTADAAAYADDQWLQVKGAFQVGTFINAQMPILMAEEITPIEQPKQPYLYP
- a CDS encoding PD40 domain-containing protein, which codes for MSRFDRLAWLVIAGSLALAGLLAWRGDRVGARVAAFVPELDAAGISTETTLRLTFAQPMNTTDTPALTLQPAAPGETTWDGSTLIFTPAAPLQPDTLYTVTLPPLRSQQGQRLLRVPTWQFHTRPPHILFLSPDAQGQQQLFVTALDGQPPRPLTQGTDEVVDFVVSPDAGIIAYSLSQPDGRANLWFIPALGGDSRQLVDCAGDVCSAPTWTPDGRRLIYERRARGLAGAPPGPPRLWWVDLASGETVPVFQDSQLLGMNPRISPDGRWLSFNVPFSQEVQAYNLETGQSVFAPSQTGEVAAWSPDSRRLLLTDVQIQGEAFAINLFSADVYSHTVINLSAELNVNDGFPAWSPDGAWIAFNRKLARAPMGKQLWLARADGSEAKPLTQDADVNHGPPRWSPDARSLLFQRYILTSQGEPGIWLLNVQTGAQREIARVGSQPAWLP
- a CDS encoding PD40 domain-containing protein; this translates as MLRVRRFPLSLSRFDRLVWATMVGLLLLAGFMALRGDRVGARVVDVFPVDGSRAVSTRAGLRVTFAQEMEAADVSVTVVPDVEAAVSWDGRALLVQPTAPLAPDTTYSVSVPAGLRSQRGQLLLRPLTWEFHTATPRLLYLGWDRSDVSQLFLVSPTGGEPEALTRGKENVVDYALSPDGTTVLYSVAAPGAASSEMWLVGTDGRGARRLLRCDDGLCHRPTWSPDGKRLLYERRNIDATTQQTGPPRLWWLDVASGQTLPVFSDSQWLGLGATFSADGRWIGYVAPQSQEVQLYNLDSGETRLLPSETGQSPVWNPTTPTLVFTAYATTIEGFSVHLFYADLSDAAPVDLSGAAAVEDDGPVWSPDGAWIAFGRQQAGTTMGKQLWVMRADGREARALTVDPAAYYVLPAWSPDGRALAFQRYALAEANARPEIWVVDVAGGAPRQVVAAGQQPTWVP